The genomic DNA TGGAGGAGATCGTCATGATCCTCAAGACCCGTTCCGACAAGTACCCCTTCTTCACCGGGGTGAACACCCGGGAGATCTACAAGACCAGCCGCCTGGTCTCCACCCTCACCGGGTTCCCCATCCAGCCCAACAAGGCCATCGTGGGCAACAACGCCTTCGCCCATGAGAGCGGCATCCACCAGGACGGCATGCTCAAGTACCGCCAGACCTACGAGATCATGACGCCCCAGGAGATCGGGGTGCCGGAGAGCCGTTTGGTCATGGGCAAGCACTCGGGCCGACACGCCTTCAAGAAGCGCCTGGAGGACCTGGGCTATGGGGTGAAGCCGGAGGAATTGGACAATCTCTTCGCCAAGTTCAAGGACCTGGCCGACAAGAAAAAGAGCGTCTATGACGAGGATATCGAGGCCCTGATCGAGGAAAAGATCGCGGCTTCCAGCGATACCTACCAGTTGACCTACCTGCATACCTCCGCCGGGACCACGACGCTCCCGACGGCCACCTTGAAGCTCAAGAAGGGCGACCAGGAGACCCAGGAAGCGGCGACCGGCGACGGGCCGGTGGACGCGGTCTTCAATGCCATCGACCGGGCGACCGGGTTCAAGGGCAAGTTGGAGAACTACACCTTGAAGGCCCTCACCCAGGGGCGGGATGCCCAGGGCGAGGTGACGGTCACCGTCACCACCAACGGGGACGAGGCCCATGGACGGGGCGTCTCCACCGACGTCATCGAGGCTTCGGCCAAGGCCTATTTGAACGGGGTCAACAAGCTCTTGTTGAAGCACGTCAAAAAGAGCGCCAAGGCCGCTTTTGAGGCGATGAAGGGTTTGAAGCTTTAGTCGGTTTTTCGCGCCGGCCGGGGAAAGCCCCGGCCGGCATTCTTTTCCCAAGAGGTTCCCATGAATTTTCACATCGTCGTATTGGCCGGGGATGGTATCGGTCCCGAGATCTGCGAGGAATCCAAGAAGGTCCTCGACCGCATCGGGGAGATCTTCGGACATCAATTCGAATACGAGGCTCAGGACGCGGGCGGGATCGCCATCGACAAGTTCGACACCCCCCTGCCGGACCATACCCTGAAGGCCTGCTTGAACGCCCAGGCTGTCCTCAAAGCCCCCATGGGCGGGCCCAAGTGGGACAAGATGGAGAACAAGAAGCGCCCCGAGGCGGGCATTTTGGGCCTGCGCAAAGGGTTGGACCTTTACGCGAACCTCCGGCCGGTCAAGCTCTTCAACGCGCTGAAGGACGCGTCCACCCTGAAGCCCGAGGTCATCGACGGGGTGGACATGCTGATCGTCCGGGAACTCATCTCGGGCATCTATTTCGGCGAACCCCGGGGCATCCACGGGGAAGGGAAGGACCGCTATGGGGTCAACACCGAGATCTACCGCGCCCCTGAGGTCGAGCGCATCGTGGGGCTGGCCTGCGACCTGGCCCGCCTGAGGCGCAAGAAGGTGACCAGCGTGGACAAGTTCAACGTGCTGGAATCCTCCCGGCTCTGGCACGACGTGGCCGAGGAGGTTTCCCATCGATACCAGGACATCACCTTCGAGCACCAGATCGTGGACAACGCCGCCATGCAACTCATCCTCAAACCCAAGTCCTTTGACGTGATGGTGACCACCAATATGTTCGGGGACATCCTCTCCGA from bacterium includes the following:
- the leuB gene encoding 3-isopropylmalate dehydrogenase gives rise to the protein MNFHIVVLAGDGIGPEICEESKKVLDRIGEIFGHQFEYEAQDAGGIAIDKFDTPLPDHTLKACLNAQAVLKAPMGGPKWDKMENKKRPEAGILGLRKGLDLYANLRPVKLFNALKDASTLKPEVIDGVDMLIVRELISGIYFGEPRGIHGEGKDRYGVNTEIYRAPEVERIVGLACDLARLRRKKVTSVDKFNVLESSRLWHDVAEEVSHRYQDITFEHQIVDNAAMQLILKPKSFDVMVTTNMFGDILSDEASMLTGSLGMLPSASIGGQVALYEPSHGSAPDIAGTGKANPLAMILSTAMMLQYSFKLLKEAEAVEKAVERVLDSGLRTADLAQKGGKVITCREMGEAVIRELK
- a CDS encoding 2-isopropylmalate synthase, producing MKNQRTSNPQDRVYIFDTTLRDGEQAPGASLNTEEKLKVAAQLEKLGVDIIEAGFPAASPGDFDAVQKIAKLVKRTSVAGLCRAMRKDIDTCAKALKPAKKPRIHVFISSSDIHLQYIFRKTKEEAVEAAVDAVKYARKFSDDVEFSAQDASRSDVDYLCRMTEAVIKAGATTVNLPDTVGYAVPDEYGRMIASIRQRVPNIGKTILSVHCHNDLGLAVANSVAAIQNGARQVECTINGIGERAGNASLEEIVMILKTRSDKYPFFTGVNTREIYKTSRLVSTLTGFPIQPNKAIVGNNAFAHESGIHQDGMLKYRQTYEIMTPQEIGVPESRLVMGKHSGRHAFKKRLEDLGYGVKPEELDNLFAKFKDLADKKKSVYDEDIEALIEEKIAASSDTYQLTYLHTSAGTTTLPTATLKLKKGDQETQEAATGDGPVDAVFNAIDRATGFKGKLENYTLKALTQGRDAQGEVTVTVTTNGDEAHGRGVSTDVIEASAKAYLNGVNKLLLKHVKKSAKAAFEAMKGLKL